The following proteins come from a genomic window of Sphaerisporangium rubeum:
- a CDS encoding DUF2306 domain-containing protein produces the protein MTTPLLTGNPARRPRARSGWRLAAALVLLAAVPLIAGTLRLLQLAGGPELIPADHRFDTVPIPVAAHITGSVVYALAGALQFVPRFRRSHPRWHRRTGRLLVAAGLVVATSALWMTLTYPTKPGTGDLLFASRLVAGTAMTACLVLGFTAARRRAFTSHRAWMIRAYALALAAGTQAFTEGIGGAVFGHSVLVADLSKAAAWVINLAVAEWAIHRQKPTTALRP, from the coding sequence ATGACCACTCCGCTGCTCACCGGCAACCCGGCCCGCCGCCCTCGTGCACGCAGCGGTTGGCGCCTCGCTGCCGCTCTCGTCCTGCTCGCCGCCGTCCCCCTGATCGCAGGAACCCTCCGCCTGCTCCAACTCGCCGGCGGCCCCGAACTCATCCCCGCCGACCACCGCTTCGACACCGTCCCGATCCCCGTGGCGGCACACATCACCGGCAGCGTCGTCTACGCACTCGCCGGCGCACTCCAGTTCGTCCCGCGCTTCCGCCGCAGCCACCCCCGATGGCACCGCCGCACCGGCCGCCTCCTGGTGGCCGCCGGCCTGGTCGTCGCCACCTCAGCCCTCTGGATGACCCTGACGTACCCCACCAAACCAGGCACCGGCGACCTGCTTTTCGCCTCCCGCCTGGTCGCCGGCACAGCGATGACCGCCTGCCTCGTACTCGGCTTCACCGCGGCCCGCCGCCGCGCCTTCACCTCCCACCGCGCCTGGATGATCCGCGCCTACGCACTGGCCCTCGCCGCCGGCACCCAGGCCTTCACCGAAGGCATAGGAGGCGCCGTCTTCGGCCACAGCGTCCTCGTCGCCGACCTGTCCAAAGCAGCCGCGTGGGTCATCAACCTCGCCGTAGCCGAGTGGGCCATCCACCGCCAGAAGCCCACCACAGCCCTCCGACCATGA